A part of Aegilops tauschii subsp. strangulata cultivar AL8/78 chromosome 2, Aet v6.0, whole genome shotgun sequence genomic DNA contains:
- the LOC141040826 gene encoding uncharacterized protein, whose protein sequence is MAISLAQYERHLSLQRHKIVSIDLEYNNEPEAPCTVFDNFLADPRYTFAGFSIDGDKTRLECVNLEVANFVDIQKEWRVPEATKELDSLGDVFGMLIDDYYNNMKKKIMDDEHKRWATLPLSMRHIEYAAKDAYAAYEIWSRITLT, encoded by the exons ATGGCGATCTCCCTCGCGCAGTACGAGCGCCACCTCAGCCTCCAGCGCCACAAGATCGTCAGCATTGATCTCGAGTACAACAACGAGCCTGAAGCGCC GTGCACCGTCTTCGACAACTTCCTCGCCGACCCCAGGTACACATTTGCAGGCTTCTCCATCGACGGCGACAAAACCAGGCTAGAGTGCGTCAATCTAGAGGTCGCCAACTTCGTCGACATCCAGAAGGAGTGGAGGGTGCCCGAGGCAACGAAGGAGTTGGACTCCCTTGGAGACGTCTTTGGCATGCTCATCGACGACTACTACaacaacatgaagaagaagatcaTGGACGATGAACACAAGCGCTGGGCCACCCTGCCTCTGTCCATGAGGCACATCGAGTACGCGGCAAAGGACGCCTACGCAGCATACGAGATATGGAGCCGCATCACCCTCACCTAG